In Amblyraja radiata isolate CabotCenter1 chromosome 28, sAmbRad1.1.pri, whole genome shotgun sequence, one DNA window encodes the following:
- the LOC116989075 gene encoding complement C1r-A subcomponent-like has translation MKRGRELTSFNMICMKDGTWNKDIIAICQMSDCGTPKVLENGKFEVLDVKAVKDGYLTRIQYSCDQRYRMKTEGDGTYICSADRVWNNPTVSKTIPYCAPVCGVPDVPVTSLSVGRVLGGSEAPDGSFPWQVFVRPPQGRGAGVLVSDRWVLTAAHVLWNKGAKKPTDGELESHGIYVGDNDLDDLVLSPGLPVERVYLHPNYSGSDPNYSNDIALIKLANPLRLTADIGPVCLPPARGPGHEWLYQEGRLGYLAGWGMTEDQRLTNKLHYASLPVANTEKCRGALAAAQPRAKKPLKLTAGSFCAGTGLGGGADACQGDSGGALSVEGGRGGREQVEEGVWYVAGLVSWGLDCGKVGRYGVYTNVGAYISWMQEVMEGHVGT, from the exons atgaag CGTGGACGGGAATTAACATCCTTCAATATGATTTGTATGAAAGACGGGACTTGGAATAAAGACATCATCGCCATTTGTCAGA TGAGCGATTGTGGAACACCAAAGGTTTTGGAGAATGGGAAGTTCGAAGTCTTGGACGTAAAAGCAGTGAAGGACGGATATTTGACTCGAATCCAGTACTCATGTGATCAGAGATATCGTATGAAGACTGAAGGAgatg GGACGTACATTTGCTCTGCTGATCGTGTCTGGAATAATCCCACCGTCTCCAAAACCATCCCATATTGTGCCCCGG TGTGTGGTGTCCCTGACGTGCCGGTCACCTCGTTGTCGGTGGGCCGCGTGCTGGGGGGTTCGGAGGCCCCGGACGGCAGCTTCCCGTGGCAGGTGTTTGTGCGGCCCCCGCAGGGTCGTGGGGCGGGGGTGCTGGTGTCTGACCGCTGGGTGCTGACGGCAGCCCACGTCCTGTGGAACAAAGGCGCGAAGAAACCCACGGACGGGGAGTTGGAGAGCCACGGCATCTACGTGGGTGACAATGACCTAGATGACCTAGTATTGTCGCCCGGCCTGCCCGTGGAGAGGGTCTACCTGCACCCCAACTACAGCGGCAGTGACCCCAATTACTCGAATGACATCGCCCTCATCAAACTGGCCAACCCCCTGCGCCTGACGGCCGACATTGGCCCCGTGTGTCTCCCCCCTGCCAGGGGTCCTGGGCACGAGTGGCTCTACCAGGAGGGGCGTCTGGGCTACTTGGCGGGGTGGGGGATGACGGAAGACCAGAGACTGACCAACAAGCTCCACTACGCCTCCCTGCCCGTCGCCAACACCGAGAAATGCCGCGGGGCGCTGGCTGCGGCCCAGCCTCGGGCCAAGAAGCCCCTGAAACTGACCGCGGGGTCATTCTGTGCCGGGACGGGGCTGGGAGGGGGAGCGGACGCCTGCCAGGGGGACAGCGGGGGGGCTCTCTCcgtggaggggggtaggggggggagagagcaggtgGAGGAGGGGGTTTGGTACGTGGCAGGGCTGGTGTCCTGGGGGCTAGACTGCGGGAAGGTGGGGCGTTACGGGGTGTACACCAATGTCGGGGCGTACATATCCTGGATGCAGGAGGTGATGGAGGGGCATGTGGGGACATAG